The Streptococcus viridans genome includes a window with the following:
- a CDS encoding DUF3290 family protein, with product MKFYSYDYVLSQISQQNWIMVIMSILLVLVTAFFAFKAYKDKRGSKFRELSIISVLILVAFVLIGISNFQNNQSNDNQFRSSLHFIEVVSKELGVEKEGVYVNTSATTDGAIIKVDKQFYRAISGTDPDSYLLEKLDLYKSDVELVEVEK from the coding sequence ATGAAATTCTATTCATATGATTATGTATTGAGTCAGATTAGCCAACAAAATTGGATCATGGTGATCATGTCCATTCTCTTAGTGTTGGTAACGGCTTTTTTCGCCTTTAAGGCATATAAGGATAAACGAGGAAGTAAGTTCCGTGAATTATCAATCATTTCTGTCTTAATCCTAGTGGCCTTTGTTTTGATTGGTATTTCAAATTTCCAAAACAACCAGTCCAACGACAATCAATTTCGCTCTTCCCTACACTTTATCGAAGTCGTTTCAAAAGAGTTAGGCGTTGAAAAGGAAGGTGTCTATGTCAATACTTCAGCGACGACCGATGGAGCTATTATCAAGGTAGACAAGCAATTCTATCGTGCGATTAGCGGAACTGACCCAGATAGCTATTTACTTGAAAAATTGGACTTATATAAATCAGATGTAGAACTGGTGGAGGTAGAAAAATAA
- a CDS encoding glycosyltransferase — translation MKFIFIFLGLAYLLLFLIRWLLSFIYYKKGLSHIADFPEELFTVVQPILSGDPRLANDLRANLQQTEAVEFYWLIDQSDTEAQQVANQICQDASFAQRIRIFLIEDVPQGINPKSYKIEQVVEELTRPYLIVLDDDSVIDFSKMGELTAYLGQEVILTGIPYNQERSNFWSKLVAAFVNGNSFITYFTMAEVEANHSINGMFYILPLELAKDQGLFTAIKDYLCDDLAVADFLRSKGVSIIQTRVTCNVRTTIKDVKQYLLQTKRWLLFSSIYLKEHLDWKVFFLIGLPSFLPLPALILSLFLGWPYLLLVLGLLVFKAVWMLLYRQNILSNRLHLDEVIYEVLNDLLLPWLFIYVLMTPPVINWRGRKIRVTDGKIRYE, via the coding sequence ATGAAATTTATATTTATATTTTTAGGCCTTGCTTATCTTCTCTTATTTCTCATCCGTTGGTTGCTGTCCTTCATTTATTATAAAAAAGGCCTGTCTCATATTGCGGACTTCCCAGAAGAGCTTTTTACTGTGGTCCAACCCATCCTCTCTGGGGATCCTCGTTTAGCGAATGATTTGCGGGCCAATCTCCAGCAAACAGAAGCAGTGGAATTCTACTGGTTGATCGACCAGTCTGATACAGAAGCCCAGCAAGTAGCAAATCAGATTTGCCAAGATGCTTCCTTTGCCCAACGCATTCGAATCTTTCTCATTGAAGATGTCCCTCAAGGGATTAATCCCAAGAGTTACAAGATTGAGCAGGTTGTAGAGGAGCTGACTCGGCCTTATCTGATTGTTTTGGACGATGATAGTGTGATCGATTTTTCTAAGATGGGGGAGCTGACTGCCTATCTGGGTCAAGAGGTCATTCTGACAGGTATTCCCTATAACCAGGAGAGAAGCAATTTCTGGTCCAAGCTGGTCGCAGCATTTGTAAATGGCAATTCTTTTATTACTTATTTTACCATGGCAGAAGTTGAGGCGAATCACTCCATCAACGGGATGTTCTATATCCTACCGCTAGAACTTGCAAAAGACCAGGGGCTTTTCACAGCAATTAAGGATTATCTATGTGATGATTTAGCCGTGGCAGATTTTTTAAGGAGTAAAGGAGTATCCATTATCCAAACACGGGTCACCTGTAATGTTCGAACCACTATCAAGGACGTCAAGCAATATCTGCTCCAGACGAAGCGTTGGCTTCTCTTTAGCTCTATCTATCTCAAAGAACACCTGGACTGGAAGGTCTTTTTCCTCATAGGTTTACCGAGTTTTCTGCCTCTTCCAGCTTTGATCCTAAGTCTTTTTTTAGGGTGGCCTTACCTTCTTCTAGTCTTGGGCTTACTGGTATTCAAGGCAGTATGGATGCTCCTCTATCGACAAAACATTCTATCTAATCGCCTACACTTGGATGAAGTCATCTACGAAGTGCTGAATGATCTCCTGCTTCCTTGGCTGTTTATCTATGTTCTAATGACTCCACCTGTGATAAATTGGCGGGGACGGAAGATTCGTGTGACGGACGGAAAGATTCGTTATGAGTAA
- a CDS encoding L-threonylcarbamoyladenylate synthase encodes MTKHIQWDGTLSQEGFDILKGEGGCIVCPTKVGYIIMTSDKAGLERKFEAKERNRNKPGVVLCGSMDELRALAQLNPEIEAFYQKHWDEDILLGCILPWREDAYAKLQAFGDGREELMTDVRGTSCFVIKFGKAGEQIAKEMWEKEGKMVYASSANPSGKGNRGKVEGIGERIEDAVDLVIEADDYVASIQPDKTIETRYEQGVMVSMVDAEGKLIPEQGAGSRSVNTCPVVIRKGLDIDKIMMHLSDHFNSWNYRQGEYY; translated from the coding sequence ATGACAAAACACATTCAATGGGACGGAACACTTTCACAAGAAGGATTTGACATTTTGAAAGGAGAGGGTGGTTGTATTGTCTGCCCGACTAAGGTGGGTTACATCATCATGACCAGCGACAAGGCTGGCTTGGAACGGAAGTTCGAAGCCAAAGAACGCAACCGCAACAAACCAGGTGTTGTTCTTTGTGGAAGCATGGATGAACTCCGTGCCCTTGCTCAATTGAATCCTGAAATCGAAGCCTTCTACCAAAAACATTGGGATGAAGATATCTTGCTTGGTTGTATCCTTCCTTGGCGTGAAGATGCCTATGCAAAATTACAAGCCTTCGGAGATGGACGTGAGGAACTCATGACAGATGTGCGTGGAACCAGCTGTTTTGTCATTAAATTTGGTAAAGCTGGTGAGCAAATCGCCAAAGAAATGTGGGAAAAAGAAGGCAAGATGGTTTACGCATCATCTGCTAACCCATCTGGTAAAGGAAACCGAGGTAAGGTCGAAGGAATCGGTGAGCGGATCGAAGATGCTGTGGACTTGGTCATCGAAGCCGATGATTATGTAGCCTCTATCCAACCAGACAAGACCATTGAAACGCGTTATGAACAAGGAGTGATGGTTTCGATGGTCGATGCGGAAGGTAAGCTGATCCCAGAACAAGGAGCAGGTAGCCGTTCTGTCAATACTTGTCCAGTTGTGATTCGTAAGGGATTGGATATCGATAAGATTATGATGCACTTATCCGATCATTTCAACTCTTGGAACTACCGCCAAGGGGAATACTATTAA
- the plsY gene encoding glycerol-3-phosphate 1-O-acyltransferase PlsY, whose amino-acid sequence MKTILLLVLAYLLGSIPSGLWIGKAFFNINLREHGSGNTGTTNTFRILGTKAGLVVFAVDFLKGTLAVLLPTIFGVTGISPMVFGLLAVLGHTFPIFAGFKGGKAVATSAGVLIGFSPLFLLILAIYFFASLYLTSMISFSSVTVAILASIGVLILPLTGWILPSYDIIFTIIVLALSSLIIIRHKDNIKRILNKNENIVTWGKNITHQKQKD is encoded by the coding sequence ATGAAAACAATTCTTTTACTCGTATTAGCATACTTATTAGGTTCTATCCCTTCTGGTTTGTGGATTGGGAAAGCCTTCTTTAACATCAATCTACGCGAACACGGTTCTGGAAATACAGGGACCACCAATACCTTCCGTATCTTAGGGACGAAGGCAGGTCTTGTCGTCTTTGCAGTTGATTTCCTCAAAGGAACCTTGGCTGTTTTATTGCCGACTATTTTTGGGGTTACAGGGATTTCGCCAATGGTCTTTGGTCTTCTCGCAGTCCTTGGTCATACCTTCCCAATTTTTGCAGGCTTTAAAGGAGGGAAGGCAGTCGCGACCAGTGCAGGAGTCCTCATCGGCTTCTCACCTCTCTTTCTATTAATCTTAGCTATATATTTCTTTGCTAGCCTCTATTTAACTAGCATGATTTCTTTTTCAAGTGTGACAGTCGCAATTTTGGCAAGTATCGGAGTCCTCATCCTCCCACTGACTGGTTGGATCCTCCCAAGCTACGATATCATCTTTACCATTATCGTCCTCGCACTTTCGTCCTTGATTATCATCCGCCACAAGGACAACATCAAACGCATCCTCAATAAGAATGAAAATATCGTCACCTGGGGTAAAAACATCACCCATCAAAAACAAAAAGACTAG
- a CDS encoding glycosyltransferase: MTGLEKVIKIDVISVPFSGHLFPTLTLVKPLLEDPRFHIRVITGFQKKALVEKIGFDCLALFPDRPTVMEDIANTAKQANLLIMYQQLMDNSRLVPEIFDEINRIWDSEGRPDLVIADFVAVPAGVLAYGLGIPWITTIPSPVAIESRTTTPAYLGGWKPHQGIFYKWRDALGRQVIRLAKKVGLALVKKNLDSLENFKLYREDGTEAIYSPYSILALGMKELEFRDDFPSQLKWVGYRCLSFDRLPQEQKQYFTSSKKRVLVTCGTHLKWEKERMVELARLLSQEYPDYVFYVTLGDPSGLEHPPRMLSENLLIFDYLPYSDVLDQMDFAIHHAGAGILMGCIEQGIPSLILPQDYDQFDNAVRAELFQIGLVSRKKTDSEVLRLFNELVSREDWSHLKALAQKSKAYQPTQILYQEIERLLTVTL, translated from the coding sequence ATGACTGGATTAGAAAAAGTGATAAAAATTGATGTAATAAGCGTTCCCTTTAGTGGCCATTTATTTCCAACCTTGACTCTGGTGAAGCCCTTGCTGGAAGATCCTCGTTTTCATATCCGTGTCATTACAGGTTTTCAGAAAAAGGCATTGGTTGAGAAGATTGGTTTTGACTGCCTTGCCTTGTTTCCTGACCGACCGACAGTGATGGAAGATATAGCCAATACAGCCAAGCAAGCAAATCTATTGATCATGTACCAACAATTAATGGACAATAGCAGACTGGTCCCTGAAATTTTTGACGAAATAAATCGAATTTGGGACTCTGAGGGAAGACCAGACTTGGTTATTGCAGATTTTGTAGCAGTTCCTGCTGGAGTTTTAGCATATGGTTTGGGTATTCCCTGGATTACGACCATTCCAAGTCCAGTAGCGATTGAAAGTCGCACGACAACCCCTGCTTATCTAGGTGGCTGGAAACCGCATCAGGGAATCTTCTACAAGTGGAGAGATGCACTGGGTAGGCAAGTCATCCGTCTGGCAAAGAAAGTTGGACTTGCGCTGGTTAAGAAGAATCTCGATAGCCTAGAGAATTTCAAATTGTACCGTGAAGATGGGACAGAAGCCATCTATTCTCCCTATTCAATCTTGGCTCTGGGCATGAAAGAGTTGGAGTTTCGAGATGATTTTCCATCCCAGCTTAAATGGGTTGGTTATCGCTGTTTATCTTTTGATCGGCTTCCTCAAGAGCAGAAACAGTATTTTACGAGTTCTAAAAAGCGGGTCCTCGTCACTTGCGGCACTCATTTAAAATGGGAAAAAGAGCGGATGGTGGAGTTGGCAAGGCTTTTGAGCCAAGAATATCCTGACTATGTATTTTACGTAACCCTAGGCGACCCTAGTGGTTTGGAGCATCCACCAAGGATGTTGTCGGAAAATCTTCTGATCTTTGATTACCTCCCTTATTCAGATGTTCTGGATCAAATGGACTTTGCCATTCATCATGCAGGTGCAGGGATCCTGATGGGCTGTATCGAGCAGGGCATTCCAAGTCTGATTTTGCCCCAGGACTATGACCAGTTTGACAATGCGGTTCGGGCTGAGTTATTCCAAATAGGATTGGTCTCTCGTAAAAAAACAGATTCCGAAGTTTTGCGCTTATTTAATGAATTGGTTTCTCGGGAAGATTGGTCGCACCTAAAGGCTCTGGCTCAGAAAAGCAAAGCCTATCAGCCAACACAGATTCTTTATCAAGAAATAGAGAGACTCTTGACAGTGACCTTATAG
- a CDS encoding SDR family NAD(P)-dependent oxidoreductase: protein MKIEDTIKKAIILGAIGGIGRQLAKELARRLDYLVLVGRDADKLSQVQEELTGSKAQLSILTLDMLDQMALEAFVENLDADLLVNCAGLAYFSRGSDLDSASEQDLWQVNYHSPVHLIKKLVQKNQKIQLVQLSSLAALYPHPYLAAYSSSKAALQTYTLALQEELSQLDSPVQLGLYILGPVQTGIFPPKLVEALGGSRLQMKPEKVAQQLIRFIERDTSYAVIGLRYRLLVLLGRLLPQRWIIRLLARYLRKGLNR, encoded by the coding sequence ATGAAGATAGAAGATACTATTAAAAAAGCGATCATTTTAGGGGCTATAGGAGGGATTGGCCGGCAGCTAGCGAAAGAACTGGCAAGAAGGCTGGATTATCTGGTCTTAGTGGGTCGAGATGCTGATAAACTCTCCCAAGTCCAAGAGGAACTAACTGGGAGCAAGGCGCAACTGTCAATCCTAACATTAGATATGCTAGATCAAATGGCTCTAGAAGCTTTTGTAGAGAACCTAGATGCAGATCTTCTCGTCAATTGTGCGGGATTAGCCTATTTTTCCCGTGGGAGTGACCTTGATTCAGCCAGTGAGCAAGACCTCTGGCAAGTCAATTACCATTCTCCGGTCCACCTAATCAAGAAGTTAGTGCAGAAAAATCAGAAGATCCAGCTGGTCCAGCTGTCATCTCTGGCTGCCCTTTATCCTCATCCCTATCTAGCAGCCTACAGTTCCAGCAAGGCTGCCTTGCAGACCTACACTCTTGCTCTCCAGGAGGAACTAAGTCAATTAGATTCTCCGGTCCAGCTAGGTCTCTATATTCTTGGACCAGTCCAAACAGGTATTTTTCCTCCTAAACTAGTAGAAGCATTGGGAGGAAGTCGCTTGCAGATGAAGCCTGAGAAAGTCGCTCAGCAGTTGATTCGATTCATAGAAAGAGATACTTCCTATGCTGTTATCGGCCTTCGCTATCGCTTGCTCGTTTTGCTAGGTCGTCTGCTTCCTCAAAGATGGATCATTCGTCTCCTTGCAAGGTATTTACGAAAGGGACTTAATAGATGA
- a CDS encoding aminoglycoside 6-adenylyltransferase: MRTDTEMMNLILQIGESLRVEAVALSGSRINSQTQEDEFQDYDVVYIVENLNDLLSDLSWLDQFGTRLIEQHNVLGHRRLYLMLFEDGNRIDLTLCPKEHIQEWVDSEAGFRVLKDENGLFEAYQPNAKRYWIAPPSEEEFAASCNEFWWVSAYVVKGIRRNQLLYATDHLYGICQQELLKILAWQVASDKGIVDIGKNYKYLFHYLPAELEKDFSALLDLSSLERISQSLFATMKLFDGEAQELAQKMEFAYDQEVAEKMMIYAEKNLSNH; encoded by the coding sequence ATGAGAACTGATACAGAAATGATGAATCTGATTTTGCAAATAGGTGAATCCCTGCGAGTGGAAGCAGTAGCCTTATCCGGCTCGCGGATCAATTCACAGACCCAAGAAGATGAGTTCCAAGATTATGATGTGGTCTATATTGTTGAGAATCTGAACGACTTGTTATCTGATTTATCTTGGCTAGACCAGTTTGGAACGCGTCTGATTGAACAGCACAATGTCCTTGGACACCGTCGTCTGTATCTCATGCTTTTTGAAGATGGCAATCGCATCGACTTGACACTCTGTCCTAAAGAACATATCCAAGAGTGGGTGGACAGCGAGGCAGGTTTCAGAGTGCTAAAAGACGAAAATGGTTTGTTTGAAGCCTATCAGCCTAATGCCAAGCGCTACTGGATCGCTCCACCTTCCGAAGAGGAATTTGCAGCATCCTGCAATGAATTTTGGTGGGTATCGGCTTATGTCGTCAAAGGGATACGAAGAAATCAGCTCCTCTATGCGACCGACCACCTCTATGGCATTTGCCAGCAAGAACTCCTCAAGATACTAGCTTGGCAGGTAGCAAGTGATAAGGGAATAGTTGATATCGGAAAGAACTACAAGTACCTTTTTCACTATTTGCCTGCTGAGCTGGAGAAGGATTTCTCAGCACTTCTTGATCTATCTAGTCTAGAGAGAATCAGCCAATCCTTATTTGCTACCATGAAGTTATTCGATGGTGAAGCGCAAGAATTAGCCCAAAAGATGGAATTTGCCTATGATCAGGAAGTGGCTGAGAAGATGATGATTTATGCTGAGAAAAATCTGTCGAATCATTGA
- a CDS encoding DUF421 domain-containing protein encodes MDFFITIAIKLALGLVSLVFVINMTGKGNLAPSSATDQVQNFVLGGIIGGVIYNSSITILQYAVILIIWTILILSLKWLNTNVSFIKHLIDGKPTIIIKNGKLDPEACRSKGLSASDVALKLRSQGIFQLKEVKRAVIEQNGQLIIVRMGDENPKYPIITDGVVQVEILETIGKTEEWLMTELNKKGFETVDDIFIAEYDKGEINVVTY; translated from the coding sequence ATGGACTTTTTTATCACAATTGCAATTAAGTTGGCTTTAGGGCTTGTTTCCCTAGTTTTTGTTATTAATATGACCGGTAAAGGAAATCTAGCCCCTAGTTCTGCAACAGACCAAGTTCAAAACTTTGTTCTTGGTGGTATCATCGGTGGGGTCATCTACAATAGCTCGATTACCATCCTTCAATATGCCGTCATCCTCATTATCTGGACCATCTTGATTTTGTCACTCAAATGGCTCAATACCAACGTTTCCTTCATTAAGCATCTAATTGATGGAAAACCAACCATTATCATTAAAAACGGGAAATTAGATCCAGAAGCTTGTCGCTCAAAAGGCCTTTCTGCTTCTGACGTCGCTCTTAAATTGCGCTCTCAAGGGATTTTCCAACTGAAAGAAGTTAAAAGAGCAGTTATTGAGCAAAATGGTCAACTCATTATTGTCCGAATGGGGGATGAAAATCCCAAGTATCCAATCATTACTGATGGTGTGGTCCAAGTGGAGATTTTAGAAACTATCGGTAAAACCGAAGAATGGCTTATGACCGAGCTGAATAAAAAAGGATTTGAAACTGTCGATGACATCTTTATCGCTGAGTACGACAAGGGTGAGATTAATGTGGTGACTTATTAA
- the parE gene encoding DNA topoisomerase IV subunit B, producing MSKKEININNYNDDAIQVLEGLDAVRKRPGMYIGSTDGNGLHHLVWEIVDNAVDEALSGFGSQIDVTINKDGSLTVADQGRGMPTGMHAMGKPTVEVIFTILHAGGKFGQGGYKTSGGLHGVGSSVVNALSSWLEVEITRDGAVYKQRFEDGGKPVTTLEKIGTAPKSKTGTKVTFMPDPTIFSTTDFKFNTIAERIKESAFLLKDVTLTLTDLRKEEDNYVAFHYENGVQDFVEYLNEDKETLTPVLYFNGESEGFQVEVALQYNDGYSDNILSFVNNVRTKDGGTHETGLKTAITKAMNDYARKTGLLKEKDKNLEGSDYREGLSAVLSILVPEAHLQFEGQTKDKLGSPLARPVVDGIVADKLTFFLMENGELASNLIRKAIKARDAREAARKARDESRNGKKNKKDKGLLSGKLTPAQSKNAAKNELYLVEGDSAGGSAKQGRDRKFQAILPLRGKVLNTEKANMSDILKNEEINTMIYTIGAGVGADFTIEDANYDKIIIMTDADTDGAHIQTLLLTFFYRYMRPLVEAGRVYIAMPPLYKMSKGKGKKEEVAYAWTDSELEDLRRTFGRGATLQRYKGLGEMNADQLWETTMNPETRTLIRVTIDDLARAERRVSVLMGDKAAPRRQWIEDNVKFTLEETTAF from the coding sequence GTGTCTAAAAAGGAAATCAACATTAATAATTATAATGACGATGCCATTCAGGTACTAGAAGGGTTGGATGCGGTCCGTAAACGTCCAGGGATGTATATCGGATCGACAGATGGAAATGGTCTCCACCATTTGGTCTGGGAAATTGTCGACAATGCGGTCGATGAAGCCCTATCTGGTTTTGGTTCTCAAATTGACGTTACGATTAACAAAGACGGTTCCCTAACTGTAGCGGACCAAGGTCGGGGGATGCCGACAGGGATGCATGCCATGGGTAAACCAACCGTTGAGGTCATCTTTACGATCCTCCACGCTGGAGGGAAGTTTGGTCAAGGGGGGTATAAGACCTCTGGTGGTCTCCACGGAGTGGGATCTTCGGTCGTAAACGCCCTCTCTAGCTGGCTTGAGGTTGAGATTACCCGTGATGGAGCAGTCTACAAGCAACGCTTTGAAGATGGTGGGAAACCAGTTACCACTCTTGAGAAGATAGGAACGGCTCCTAAGTCTAAGACTGGGACCAAGGTTACCTTCATGCCGGATCCAACCATCTTCTCAACGACCGATTTCAAGTTTAATACCATTGCGGAACGGATCAAGGAGTCGGCTTTCTTGCTCAAGGATGTGACGCTGACGTTGACAGATCTCCGTAAGGAAGAAGACAACTACGTCGCCTTCCATTACGAGAATGGGGTCCAGGATTTCGTTGAGTACTTAAATGAAGATAAGGAAACCTTGACGCCGGTTCTCTACTTTAATGGAGAATCAGAAGGATTCCAAGTAGAAGTCGCTCTCCAGTACAATGATGGCTATTCCGACAATATCTTGTCATTCGTCAATAATGTCCGGACCAAAGATGGGGGAACCCACGAAACTGGACTCAAGACAGCCATTACCAAGGCCATGAACGACTATGCAAGAAAAACAGGACTTCTCAAAGAAAAAGACAAGAACCTAGAAGGATCCGACTACCGGGAAGGTCTTTCAGCTGTTCTTTCTATTTTGGTTCCAGAAGCCCATTTGCAGTTCGAAGGGCAGACCAAGGACAAACTAGGAAGTCCACTTGCACGACCAGTCGTCGACGGGATTGTCGCTGATAAGTTGACCTTCTTCCTCATGGAAAATGGGGAATTAGCTTCCAATCTGATTCGCAAGGCCATCAAGGCTCGGGATGCGCGTGAAGCAGCTCGGAAGGCGCGTGATGAGAGTCGTAATGGAAAGAAGAATAAGAAGGATAAGGGACTTTTATCTGGTAAATTGACCCCGGCCCAGTCCAAGAATGCTGCTAAGAATGAACTCTATCTGGTCGAAGGAGACTCAGCTGGTGGATCGGCCAAGCAAGGTCGAGACCGTAAGTTCCAGGCCATCCTTCCACTTCGAGGGAAGGTTCTCAATACTGAGAAGGCCAACATGAGCGATATCCTCAAAAACGAGGAAATCAACACCATGATTTACACCATCGGTGCTGGAGTTGGGGCTGACTTTACGATTGAAGATGCCAACTATGACAAGATTATCATCATGACCGATGCGGATACGGATGGTGCTCACATTCAGACCTTACTCCTAACTTTCTTCTATCGCTATATGCGTCCCTTGGTCGAAGCAGGACGTGTCTATATCGCCATGCCTCCTCTTTACAAGATGTCTAAAGGCAAAGGGAAGAAAGAAGAAGTGGCTTATGCCTGGACAGACAGTGAATTGGAGGACCTACGCCGGACCTTTGGTCGTGGGGCAACCCTCCAACGTTACAAAGGGTTGGGAGAGATGAATGCGGATCAGCTTTGGGAAACAACTATGAACCCAGAAACCCGCACCTTGATCCGTGTCACCATTGATGATCTAGCGCGTGCAGAACGCCGTGTCTCAGTCCTAATGGGCGATAAGGCAGCTCCACGCCGCCAATGGATCGAAGATAACGTTAAGTTTACCTTGGAAGAAACGACAGCGTTTTAA
- the leuD gene encoding 3-isopropylmalate dehydratase small subunit: protein MEKFTIYTGTTVPLMNDNIDTDQILPKQFLKLIDKKGFGKYLMYAWRYLDDQYTEDPTFIFNKPEYRQATILITGDNFGAGSSREHAAWALADYGFKVVIAGSFGDIHYNNELNNGMLPIVQPLDVRQKLASLKPTDPVTVDLEEQKIISPVGEFSFEIDGDWKHKLLNGLDDIGITLQYEDLITAYEKQRPTYWQ from the coding sequence ATGGAGAAATTTACCATTTATACAGGGACAACCGTTCCCTTGATGAACGATAATATCGATACCGACCAAATCCTCCCCAAGCAATTTTTGAAGTTGATTGATAAAAAAGGCTTTGGTAAGTACCTCATGTATGCTTGGCGTTATTTGGATGATCAGTATACTGAGGATCCAACATTCATCTTTAACAAACCAGAATACCGTCAGGCAACCATTTTGATCACTGGTGATAATTTTGGGGCTGGCTCCTCTCGGGAGCACGCTGCCTGGGCTTTAGCGGACTACGGTTTTAAGGTCGTTATCGCCGGATCCTTCGGAGATATTCATTACAATAATGAGCTCAATAATGGCATGCTTCCGATTGTCCAACCGCTAGATGTTCGTCAAAAATTGGCAAGCTTGAAGCCGACAGATCCAGTCACAGTGGATTTGGAAGAGCAGAAGATCATTTCGCCTGTAGGAGAGTTTAGCTTTGAGATCGATGGGGATTGGAAGCACAAATTGCTCAATGGTTTGGATGATATCGGGATTACACTTCAGTACGAAGACTTGATCACCGCTTATGAAAAGCAACGGCCCACCTATTGGCAATAA
- the leuC gene encoding 3-isopropylmalate dehydratase large subunit, translating to MAGKSIFDKIWERHIVTGEEGQPQLMYVDQHYIHEVTSPQAFQGLRDTGRKVRRPDLTFGTFDHNVPTVNIYDIRDVISKAQIDKLAENVKDFGIDHAGHGSEKQGIVHMVGPETGRTQPGKFIVCGDSHTATHGAFGAIAFGIGTSEVEHVFATQTLWQVKPKKMLVEFTGKPQKGIYAKDYILALIARYGVACGVGHVVEYRGEAVDSLSMEERMTICNMSIEFGSKMGIMNPDKKTFDYLEGRECVPSDFEAAVADWKTLVSDDDAVYDKVIRMDVSDLAPMVTWGTNPSMGVDFETPFPEIRDMNDERAYHYMDLEPGQRPADIELGYVFIGSCTNARLSDLQLAARFVEGKKIAPNLTAIVVPGSRPVKRAAEKMGLDQIFMDAGFEWRDPGCSMCLGMNPDKVPDGVHCASTSNRNFEDRQGFGAKTHLCSPAMAAAAAIAGRFVDVRQMPEVQ from the coding sequence ATATAGTGACCGGTGAGGAAGGCCAGCCCCAACTCATGTATGTGGACCAACACTATATTCATGAAGTGACGAGTCCGCAAGCCTTTCAAGGTCTAAGGGATACAGGGAGAAAGGTTCGACGCCCAGATTTAACCTTTGGAACCTTTGACCACAATGTCCCAACTGTTAACATCTATGATATTCGGGATGTGATTTCCAAGGCACAGATTGATAAATTAGCTGAAAACGTCAAAGATTTTGGAATCGATCACGCAGGTCACGGTTCTGAAAAACAGGGGATTGTTCACATGGTTGGTCCTGAGACTGGTCGTACCCAGCCCGGAAAATTTATTGTCTGTGGAGACAGTCATACGGCGACCCACGGAGCTTTCGGTGCTATAGCTTTTGGAATTGGAACCAGTGAAGTGGAGCATGTCTTTGCCACCCAAACCCTCTGGCAAGTCAAACCAAAGAAGATGTTGGTCGAGTTTACTGGAAAACCTCAAAAGGGGATTTATGCCAAGGACTACATTTTAGCCTTGATTGCTCGCTATGGTGTTGCGTGTGGAGTCGGCCATGTGGTCGAGTATAGAGGGGAGGCAGTCGATAGCCTCAGCATGGAAGAGCGGATGACCATCTGCAACATGTCCATTGAATTTGGCTCCAAGATGGGAATCATGAATCCAGACAAGAAGACCTTTGATTACCTAGAAGGACGCGAATGTGTTCCAAGTGATTTTGAGGCAGCAGTAGCCGATTGGAAGACTCTAGTCAGTGATGACGATGCCGTTTATGACAAGGTTATCCGCATGGATGTATCTGATCTTGCTCCGATGGTGACTTGGGGGACCAATCCTTCTATGGGAGTGGATTTTGAGACCCCCTTCCCAGAGATTCGAGATATGAATGATGAGCGGGCTTATCATTATATGGATTTAGAACCTGGTCAAAGACCAGCAGACATTGAATTAGGTTATGTCTTTATTGGTTCGTGTACCAATGCGCGCCTCAGTGATTTACAGCTGGCTGCCCGTTTCGTAGAAGGGAAGAAAATAGCCCCTAATTTGACCGCCATCGTAGTTCCAGGTTCCCGTCCTGTCAAACGAGCAGCGGAGAAAATGGGCTTGGATCAAATCTTTATGGATGCTGGCTTTGAGTGGCGTGATCCAGGATGCTCGATGTGTCTCGGGATGAACCCAGACAAGGTACCAGACGGGGTCCACTGTGCTTCAACTAGCAATCGAAACTTTGAAGATCGCCAAGGGTTTGGGGCCAAGACCCATCTCTGTAGCCCAGCAATGGCCGCTGCAGCAGCAATAGCTGGTCGCTTTGTTGATGTGCGCCAAATGCCTGAAGTTCAATAA